CTTGCTGTTGCCAATAGACAATTGGAATATACCATTCAATGCCTCAAGTGCTTGGTTGGTTTCCTCCTCACCATCCTCCTTGTTCTCCATGATCTCACGTGGATTCAGTGAGTCATGGGGAACAACGCCTCCATCTGAGCGAGTGTTAAATGCGATGGCACCGGGGGCTTGCGCGTTTCTTCTTTTACTTGGCGATGATCCAGCTGCCTTAATGTGCAAGGCGCTTATATCAGTATCTTGATTCTCACTATTCATATTTCATCAGTTAGTTTGTTGTTGCCTTGTAGCTCCACTCACGAAGCTACCACAAAAGAGTTCTCCAGTACAGAAATCTTCTGTAATTTACAGTGTTTCGGGTACGAAATCATATCTCCTTCTTCGAGACATTTACTATCACGCACTGTAGTACCGCTAGAAAGCTCTTTGATTCTTTCAAGGATACTCGGCGTACCCGTGACAAAAGAAACGCCTTCTCGCTGATCCTCGTACCAAATAGCCACATTCAGGCGAGCGTAATCCTCCTCCCTAATAACGATGAGCTTATCTTCTCCAGCTTCCAGACAAGACAGGCCATTCCATTCATCGGTCATGGTGAACTGTCCGAGTGAGGCCTCACCTATCAAAACCTCGAATGTGTTGATTGGATTTAGTGTTAGTTTCATAGTTTTTCAATTTGGATAAAGATTCCTGGCTTCTCGGACCAAAACTTTTCGATGATCTCAGAAGCCACCTGAGCGTCGTCGTTCCAGAACTTAAGATCTGTCATGCAGTCGAAGAGAAGCTTGTTCAGGTTGTGAGCATCTGGTCTGGTGTCCTTGAATTGCCCGTGGCTTCGTTTCCCCGTCAAAGGGAAGCACCACTTTACAATCACTCTCAACGGACCCGTCATTGATGATCTTGGTACGTGTTGGCCTAAATGCGCCATGAGCTTTGCTCTCGCCTCTTTGACTTTTGGCGGCTCGAAAAAAATTGGCTTACCATTTTCGACCATGACTTGCTTCTCCTGATGGGTTGCTGTTGGTGGTTTCATGTGCATGAAAAATTGAATTTGCTCAGGCATAGATTTTTTCTTTTCGGAATAGGTTTGGTGTCACTCGCTTTCCACTTGTGGTAGGTAGGGCCGGGCGTAGCTTGGTCGCCC
The Rubellicoccus peritrichatus DNA segment above includes these coding regions:
- a CDS encoding RusA family crossover junction endodeoxyribonuclease, translated to MKPPTATHQEKQVMVENGKPIFFEPPKVKEARAKLMAHLGQHVPRSSMTGPLRVIVKWCFPLTGKRSHGQFKDTRPDAHNLNKLLFDCMTDLKFWNDDAQVASEIIEKFWSEKPGIFIQIEKL